ATTGCTGCAGCTAAACAAAAAGCTGATTTGGTTGTCGTAGTTGTCCATTGGGGTAAAGAACGGGTAGAGCAGTTCGATAATACACAGCAGACCCTTGGACGTAGCTTTGTCGATGCGGGAGCTGATCTTGTCATTGGTGGTCACCCACATGTATTGCAAGGTGTGGAGCCGTACAAAGGCAAGTGGATTGCCTACAGCACTGGTAATTTTATTTTTACGAGATCAACGGTACCTGCCACTTGGGAAACTGCTGTATTTCAGGCGGAATGCAGTAAAAAAGGTCAATGTTCATTACAGCTGAAGCCTATGACTGCTGAGCTAGCTCAGCCCGTGCCCATGAATCAGGTGAACGGACAGCTTTTGCTGAAAAAAATAGAGTCTTTATCTGCTGGTCGAGTTAAGATTAACAGTGACGGCAAAGTGACTCAAGTTACAAAATAGGGTTCCTGGGAGGTCCTTATGATGAACAATTTATGTGTTGCCCATCGGGGATTTTCCGGTAAAGCTCCGGAGAATACATTAGCAGCGATCCGAATGGCCATTGCCATGCCTTTTGTACACTGGATGGAATTGGATGTCCAGCTCTCCAAGGACGGTGTCCCTGTTGTCATTCATGACTTTACACTGGACCGTACAACCAATGGTCATGGTAAGGTGAAGAGTATGGATTGGGAACATATCCGGCGTCTCGATGCGGGTAGCTGGAAAGGGCGTTCTTTTCGGGGAGAGCGGGTGCCCTCCTTGGAAGAGGTGCTCTCATTAGCCTCCGGTAGACTTCGTCTCAATATTGAACTGAAAACAGTGGGCAATATGTATCCTGGCATCGAACAGAAGGTGACGGATCTTATTTCCTCTAAAGGCATGCGGGACGACGTGATTTTGACCTCTTTTGACACAGATGTGTTGAAAAAAATCAAGGAAATAGACCCCCGCTTTCGTACAGGCTTAATTTTTGATTCAAGGTTTGGTAATCCTGCTCGAAGGCTGCATGAACTGGAGTGTTCTCTTTTGTCGATTAGCTTCTCGCGTTTAAATCCTAGATTGGCTAAGGTTTTGACGGAGCAAGGTGTGAAGATTATGGCTTGGACAGTGAACAAAGGAAAAGAGATGCGTCGCTTAGCAGATATGCATTCTGATATAATGATTTGTACAAACCGTCCGGATATATGGGGCGATACATTTCTAAAAGTATAAATAATCCAATTCGATGGGAAAGAGAGCTGATTGTCTGTGTGCGCTGCTGTTAATAATTTGTATTGTGTTGGACGGAACTACAAGCTACATGCGGAGGAATTAGGAAATAATGTCCCCGTAGAGCCACTCATTTTTTTGAAGCCCTCACATGCGGCGGTTTCCCTCGATAAAGCAGTCATTCAGCTTCCAAAGGATTCAGGTCAGGTTCATTATGAAGGAGAACTTGTGCTACGGATCGCGCGTGATTATGTACCGGGTATGAGCGTGGAGGATTTGGTGGATGTTATGGCTCTGGGACTGGATTTCACACTGCGTGATGTGCATAATGATCTGCAGAAGAAAGGTCTGCCTTGGACTCCGGCTAAAGGCTTTAAGAACGCTGCTCCACTCACACCTTACATTGCGTTTCCTGACAAGGAAGAGCTGGAAGGAACGGATTTCACGGTTTTAAAAAATGGTGTTGAAGTTCAGCGAGGTAATGTTAAAAATATGATTTTTTCGCTCCAAAAAATTGTCGATTTTATCGCTGCGCGTTACGGGCTGGGTAAAGACGATGTGATTTTCACAGGAACACCAGAAGGTGTAGGCTCTACCGTATCAGGAGATTCGTTTGAATTGTACTGGGGTGACAAGCTGATGGGGACTTGCCTGATCGGCTAAAAACATCTGTTGGAGATGAATCTATGTTATGGATTATCGGCGCCCTTGGCGCTTTGTTAGTTGCGGGGGCGGCTTATAGGAAACAATCCTTAAGCCTTTCCGGCATGCTTGCCGCGGTAGCCATGGGGACCATTTATTTTGGTGCTGGAAATGCCTTTTGGTTTGGAATATTGTTGATTTTTTTCATCTCTTCAAGCCTGTTGTCTAAGCTTCATCATGATAATAAGGCAGAGCTTGAGCTGACCTATGCCAAGACAGGTCGCCGAGATGCTGGGCAGGTCTTTGCTAATGGTGGGCTTGGGATGGTTTTCGTTCTATTGAATGCGATTGTTCCGATGGAACATTGGGAATTTTTATTTATCGGCGTTATGGCAACGGTAACCTCTGATACATGGGCTACGGAGATTGGTACACTCAGCAAGAAGCCGCCTCGGTCTGTCCTGACAGGCAAAATACTTCCGGCCGGTGCCTCGGGTGGCGTATCCAGCCTGGGTACGCTGGCCGCCGCCGCAGGAGGTGCACTTATCGGTGCATCTTCATGGCTGCTACGGATGATATCCGGCATGCCAGATCAATCCTTCTTGTTGCTTACATTGGCTGGACTCACTGGAGGACTTGCGGGTGCGTTCACAGATTCTATCCTAGGGGCAACCGTTCAGCAGATGAATCGTTGCACTGTATGCGGACGCGAAGTGGAAAGTACACATCACTGCGGTAAAAAGGTTGAATACGCACGTGGCTGGAAGTGGATGACTAATGATGCAGTCAATGCTATCAGCTCTATCGTCGGAGGGGCTATTGCCTTATTGTGTGGGATGATGTTTTAAAGGAGGAACCGATGAGCAGCACGTCCAATCATAAACATACTGCCATTCTGGATGCCGCATACGAGCTCTTCGGTTCAGGTGGATTTTACGAAACGAAGATGTCGGAAATTGCGGTTCAGGCCGGAATTGCTAAGGGCACCGTTTATTTATACTTCAAGAGTAAAGAAGAATTGTTCATGGCGGTAACGCGCCGGGACTGTGAGGGATTCCTTCAGCAATTACAGGAAAAACTGAAGGCTAGTGATACTTTGGCAGGTAAACTGTCAATTATCGCCAAACATCATCTTTACTATTATTATGAGCGTAAGCGACACACGAAGCTCTTTTTCCGCGCACCGAACAATAACCCAGAGCTTGTGGCGTATATGACGCTTTTTATGGAAGAATATATGCAGGCAGTGGTGAAGGTATTGCTGGAGGGCGGTGTGTCTGAGCCTGAGCTTATGGCGCAGTCCTACATAGGGATGTTGGATCGACTGAAGATGGATATTTTGTTCGATCCATCTTTTAAGGAAGAAGATGCGCATAAACGCGCTGGTTTCGCTGCGGGTCTTTTTATTAAAGGGGCTATGGATTACTTGAATTTAGGTCAGGATGATAGACCGGTGGAATAGCAGCTTCATGCTGCGACCGGTTTTATGAAAATATAAGGCAAGCGAGGAAATAGCATGAATATTATGACCGTGGAACATCTTTCCAAAAGTTATGGAGAGAAAGTACTTTTTAGTGATGCTTCATTTGGTATGGACGATCGGGATAAAATTGGTTTGATCGGTGTGAATGGAACAGGTAAATCTACGTTTTTACGTATTATTGCCGGTCTGGATACCCCGGATGATGGGCAAATTGCGATCGGAAATAATGTTCGAGTGCAGTACTTGGCACAGAACCCTCCTTATGAGCCGACAAATACAGTACTGCAACAGGTCTTCGCCGGAGATGATCCAGATCTTGCTACCATGCGTGAGTATATGGAGATCATGTCTCGCCTTGAAAAAGAGCCAGGTAATGCAGAACTGGAAGGCAAACTGGTGCGGATTGGGCAGGCTATCGATGCAGCAGGTACTTGGCATTTGGAGAGTGAAGCTAAGAGCGTACTTACTAAGCTGGGTATAGTGAAATTCGATGCGCTGATGGATACGCTGTCTGGTGGTCAACGGAAACGTGTAGCACTTGCGGCTGCCCTGATTACGCCATCTGAGCTTCTTATTCTGGATGA
This genomic stretch from Paenibacillus sp. FSL H7-0737 harbors:
- a CDS encoding glycerophosphodiester phosphodiesterase; this encodes MNNLCVAHRGFSGKAPENTLAAIRMAIAMPFVHWMELDVQLSKDGVPVVIHDFTLDRTTNGHGKVKSMDWEHIRRLDAGSWKGRSFRGERVPSLEEVLSLASGRLRLNIELKTVGNMYPGIEQKVTDLISSKGMRDDVILTSFDTDVLKKIKEIDPRFRTGLIFDSRFGNPARRLHELECSLLSISFSRLNPRLAKVLTEQGVKIMAWTVNKGKEMRRLADMHSDIMICTNRPDIWGDTFLKV
- a CDS encoding fumarylacetoacetate hydrolase family protein, encoding MCAAVNNLYCVGRNYKLHAEELGNNVPVEPLIFLKPSHAAVSLDKAVIQLPKDSGQVHYEGELVLRIARDYVPGMSVEDLVDVMALGLDFTLRDVHNDLQKKGLPWTPAKGFKNAAPLTPYIAFPDKEELEGTDFTVLKNGVEVQRGNVKNMIFSLQKIVDFIAARYGLGKDDVIFTGTPEGVGSTVSGDSFELYWGDKLMGTCLIG
- a CDS encoding DUF92 domain-containing protein, which translates into the protein MLWIIGALGALLVAGAAYRKQSLSLSGMLAAVAMGTIYFGAGNAFWFGILLIFFISSSLLSKLHHDNKAELELTYAKTGRRDAGQVFANGGLGMVFVLLNAIVPMEHWEFLFIGVMATVTSDTWATEIGTLSKKPPRSVLTGKILPAGASGGVSSLGTLAAAAGGALIGASSWLLRMISGMPDQSFLLLTLAGLTGGLAGAFTDSILGATVQQMNRCTVCGREVESTHHCGKKVEYARGWKWMTNDAVNAISSIVGGAIALLCGMMF
- a CDS encoding TetR/AcrR family transcriptional regulator — its product is MSSTSNHKHTAILDAAYELFGSGGFYETKMSEIAVQAGIAKGTVYLYFKSKEELFMAVTRRDCEGFLQQLQEKLKASDTLAGKLSIIAKHHLYYYYERKRHTKLFFRAPNNNPELVAYMTLFMEEYMQAVVKVLLEGGVSEPELMAQSYIGMLDRLKMDILFDPSFKEEDAHKRAGFAAGLFIKGAMDYLNLGQDDRPVE